The genomic interval GCTTTTGTGAAGTTCGGGGGCTGGATGCTCTGGGCGATAAGTAAAAGGCTATATAAAAGCTCATGATCCTACATTTCAAATTGCATGATGGCCAAACAATAAAAGACTCCACAACTCATTCTTACTTACCTTTTCTACtaatgctactttttttttttttttttttgcggtacgcgggcctctcactgctgtggcctctcccgttgcggagcacaggctccggacgcgcaggctcagcggccatggctcacgggcccagccgctccgcggcatgtgggattctcccggaccggggcacgaacccgcgtgccctgcatcggcaggcggactctcaaccactgcgccaccagggaagcccctactaaTTACTACTTCTGAGCCTAACATACGTAGTTGGAAAAACTATCAGAAAGTCAGATTTCAGTCCTCTCAACACTTGCCAGCAGGTTGGGACACATGCTTCACAACCAgtatcaactgaaaaaaaaaacacttcctttGCCCTTTCCTTTCATACTATCTTTTACCTAATTCTAGTTCTTTGTGAGGCATTCCTTTTTgtaaaatcatctcatgtgaagaGGCTCATTTAACCCTTAGGGGTCTGCGTTTGGGTAAGTTCCAAGGAGATGTTCCTGTGCAGATTAAATAAACATCCCAGTTTTGTCAACTTTTAGGAAAGTCCCTTCTTTTCTAAAACTGTCTCACTTCtgttttcattccattttcttcttttaaataccaAAAATGCAGGTTTGTGTCACATTCCTGAAGGAGAAGTTTAGAGAAAAGCAGGAACGCGTGTCAGAGACGGTCATCCCGTCGCCCCAGGCCAGACCCCTCGCGGGACTCAACCCGACGTCGCTCGGCCCGGGGGCGGCGCGCGCGGCGGAGCCTGACGCCGCCTCGAGATGCCCGGCCATTTCTAACATTTAACTACAAAACGGCCGTGAGACACCACGTGTGCGAGCGCGCGTTCCGGGTAAAAGGCCAACAATCTCGGGCGGATGGTTCCCTTTCCTTGTCTCTGGcggccgcagccgccgccgcccagGCGAACACGCCCACCCGGAGGACCTTCGTGTTCCCCTTCCTCCGTACACCCCTGCTCCCCGCCGGCGCGTCCCGCGTCTCTCCCATTTCTCCGCCCCCTGCCCTTCGCCCCCTGACCTCCGCCACGTGCGGAAAGCCACTCCCCTCGCGCAGCCGCGGCGCGTTTCCACGGCTCCGCCGGCGCCCCGTCCACGGAGGATAGGCCTGCGCACGCGCAACCCGCTGGCCTCTCGCGAGGCCGGCCGGAAGGGAACGCACTGCAGCCGGGAGAACGTCCACGGACTACACTTCCCGAAAGGCCGCGCGAGCCGTTGCCCCCGGCGGCCAAGCGAACCTCCGTGGACTACATTTCCCGACAGGCCGCGCGAACCGTTGCGAGCGGCCGCGGACTACGTTTCCCGTCAGGCCGCGCGGGCCGTGGCCAGCGGCTGCCGGGCGAGGGGCCGCGGACTCTGCTTCCCGGCGCGCCGCGCGAGGCGCCGGGGCTGCCGGCCGAGGGCGGGCCGACGCGGGCAGCCCGGACGTGAGGCATGAGCGGCGCCCTCCGCCGGCCCGCTCGCGTCCTGCCGCCTCCCCGAGCGAGGGTCGCGCGGCGCGGGGCCTAGCGCGGCGGCCGCCATGGAGGTGAGCGGGCCCGAGGACGACCCGTTCCTGGCGCAGCTGCACCGGGTGCAGTGCCCCGTGTGCCAGCAGACCATGCCCGCCGCGCACATCAACTCGCACCTGGACCGCTGCCTGCTGCTGCACCCGGCGGGCCACGCGGAGCCCGCGCCGCCCCGCGCCAAGCGGCGCCGGCCGTCCGAGAGCTCCGCGCTCAAGCAGCCGGCCACGCCGACGGCGGCCGAGAGCAGCGAGGGCGAGGCCGAGGAGCCGGACGACGGCGGCGAGACCGAGAGCCGAGAGAGCTACGACGCGCCGCCCACGCCCAGCGGCGCGCGGCTCATCCCCGACTTCCCGGTGGCGCGGCCCGGCAGCCCCGGCGGGAAGGGCGCGGGGCAgcggccggcggcggcggcgggcagCGCGTCCCCGCGGAGCTGGGACGAGGCGGAGGcgccggaggaggaggaggcggcgggcGACGCAGATGGCGAGGACGACGCGGGCCGCTGGGACGCGGACGCCGCCGCCACCTTCGAGGCCCCGGGGGGCCGCCCGCACGCTCGGGTCCCCGCGGCCGAGGAAGTGCGGCAGCTGCTGCAGGGGAAGCCGCTGGCCGACACGATGCGGCCCGACGCGCTGCAGGACTTCGTGGGGCAGGGCCGCGCCGTGGGGCCCGAGACGCTGCTGCGCTCGCTGCTCGAGGCCAACGAGGTGCCCTCGCTCATCCTGTGGGGGCCGCCGGGCTGCGGCAAGGTGAGCGCGTCCGCCCGCCCCGCAGCGCCCCCGGGCCGCAGGCGCGTTCTCCGGGCGTTAACAGAGTGAAGGTGTCTGAATACGGGGGGTGCGCGGGAATCGGGGGACTCCCGTGGCGGGCCGCCCAGAGCCGTGGTCCATCCTGTTCCGGGGGCGGGTGGAGTCAGGTGTGCAGCCAGCAGCCGGGAATTGTAGAATTTCTGTTGTGCTGCTTCCGGCTCCTTGTAGCCGTTGGTTTTTTCAGCAGACGGGTGTTCGTTAAAACTTGAGACTGTGCTCGCTTAACAGGACTGACAGGAGAACTCCTTGCCCCTGCGAGCCGCCTTCATCCGCCGTTTCCATAACTGTCCTTAGGATGGCTTATCCTTTAAAGAAGCAACATCGGTGCATCTTGGtggccagtgttttcttaggGGCGGGCACAAGCCCAGAGGAGGGCACTTAGGATGTTGGGGTCTAGAGAACACGTCACTGGAAAAGCGCTGGGGAGACTGGGAAGGAGCCCTAAGGAGACAGGAGCTAGACGGAAAAAAGAGAAAGCGAGGCGGTGCTGAAATACATGTTTTCCTGTCTtcagggaaagggaggagaggagcaCGAGGGAGCGAAAAGCAAAGCCCAGGACGAGGCACGAAGGGGCTCAGAGCTGTGAGCGGGCCCAGAGCCCTCAGCGCACAAGGGCTTTTACGGATTTCCTCCAGTTGTTCTTTCCAGCTTCGTCTCCCACAGCTTAATCGCATCTCCGTTTATTCCAGTTCCTGGAGTGCGTCCTGCTCGTGGTGTGCCTTCTTGTTTGCACTGGAGCTTCTGAAGCCAGGAACAATCGGAGTTGACCCAGGAAGCATGGCAGCGCGCGGTAGCATTCTTAGTGCTTCCCTAGAGCTCTTAAGACGGTCAGAACAGCTAATCAGGTGGCGGgcgtagaggcagatggcaagaaAAACGCCCCTGCGGAGGGGCGCTCAGAGCGCATGCCTGGCAGGAGAGCCAGTGGGCCGAACCGTTCGGAGTAGTGGTTGGTCGCCGGTCACAGCGAGGCAGATGTGGCCTGTGGCCGGGCTTGCAGAGGAGCAGCCGCAGTGCATGATGGTGCTGTGCGACTTCAGAAAACAGAACGCCCCCTTCCCACTCGTTCAGGAGCACATTTGCCCCTCGTGACACGGTCTTCCGTTTTTCTTTACCTCCGTCCTTAACTGCTATACTTCACTGCTGACAGTAATAATAAAGTTAATAACagcgtgtgtgtgtttatcaaGCACCCACTAAATGCCAGGCGCCGGGCGTCGCTTCCCGGGAAGCGCTGACAGGGTCGCGGTGCTGCTGTTCCGTCTCTGTCCTCAGTGGACAGTCCCACGGGGCGGGGGTCGCCCTGAGCGCCGGGGGTCATCACTGGGCTCTCAGTTCAAGGGCTGGCTCTCCTCTTCTGAGCTGCCCTGCGGAGCTTTCGGATGTGGCCCCGCCAGCCCCGTGGGTCTGCGCCTCAGCCGTCCGTGGTGCTGTGTCCTTGGCTGGGAGAGGTCACGGCTGTCGCCAGGCTCTGCCGCCTCAAGGTGGCCGCTCCTTCCGGGGGTTCCAGAGATCTTAGCGTCCCCAGGAAGGCATCAGATGGGGTTAGACACCAAGGAGAGGAGATCAGGATCGGCGAACTTTCAGctgctttcctgttttctttgtaACATTCTTTTCCACTTGGAAGCGCGCTGCGCTGTTTCCGAGCGTATCTGCTGCCGAGCGCGCCTCAGCGTTCAGGCCGCGGGTGAACGCTGCCGCGGCAGCCTAGGTGCGCGTCCCTCCATCTCACCAGCTTCCACGCTCTGCCCTCTGTCGCAGACCACGCTGGCCCACATCATAGCTAACAACAGCAAGAAACACAGCGTGAGGTTCGTGACGTTGTCGGCGACCAGCGCCAAGACAACCGACGTGCGCGACGTCATCAAACAAGCTCAGAACGAGAAGCGCTTTTTCAAGAGGAAAACCATCCTTTTTATTGACGAGATTCATCGGTTCAATAAGTCCCAGCAGGTATGTTcacttctttttactttcttgtggTCCTTGTGAATGCTGACTTGAGTGTAAAGCCCGTGAGGTCACTGCATAAATGCTCGGGGCTGGGGGTGATGATAATTCTCCGTCCGCAGAAGCCTAGACCCTCAGCCCTTCTCCTTTGCCTGTGTCCCTTCACTTTTTCttagcgttttttttttttggtgaccaGAAAATGCTTCCTCTATCTGATAAATGAAATTGTTGGTATACTTCTGAGCTATACATATCAGAAACACCACTTTGGGTCAAGCTTCCAATTTTCGTAAGTGTTTAAACGTCAGGACTCACGGTGAGTCTAAGTTCCTAACCTAATCCTGAGCGCAGAATTAGGAAAAGGAAGGAACAGCCGACTTACCCAGGATCCTGCAGGGTGTCGACGGGGgtcaatttcttttgttttcctccacGATCAGGACACGTTCCTTCCTCACGTGGAGTGTGGAACCATCACGCTGATTGGGGCGACCACGGAGAACCCCTCCTTCCAGGTCAACGCTGCTCTTCTGAGCCGCTGCCGGGTTATCGTTCTCGAGAAGCTTCCGGTGGAGGCTGTGGTGACTGTCTTGATGCGGGCGATCAACTCCCTGGGGATCCACGTCCTGGACTCCAGCCGCCCTGCCGACCCTCTGGGCCACGGCAGCAACAGCGGCTCTGAGTAAGTGACTCCGGCTCCGGCAGGGCCCTGGGGTGACACCTCCCGGAGAATCCccggctggggctggaggggcgGGGTGGAGAAATGTCCTCCTAGGAGAGACGGGAATGGAGGAGGGAAGTGCTGGGttacagacaggcagacaggtgTGACTCTGTCTCTGCAAAGGGCTCCTGGCTTTTCACATGCGCATTAGAGCCCATTGCGGGCTCATCTGTAGTTCTTCCAGCTTTAACTGCTTAGCCCCTTGCTTTAGTTCTTGGGTGTTTGCTTTTGTGCTGACAGATTTGGGTCTTTTCCTAGCacacttcttttttaaggcttgGAAGACCGACCATGAGAAGccttattgattattttcttcacagGATAGACTTACCTTATGAATCTTTTGAAGTTTATGCTCAGATCCCAATTTCCTGTtcttgcagttttttttctttttaagacacTAAGAATTAGTATAAATATTACCATAAAACTCCTTAAGTCTTTTTAGGATGACGTTTGAGCACTCTAGAAGTCAAACTCAGTTCCGTGAAAGTAAAGAAATTTTAGCTGAAAATGATGTCTTAAAGGCTGCCCCTTTTCTCCTGGTGATCTCCTTCTGTATTGTGAGAGCTGTGCGACGCACGGGGTGTGTATCGTGGATGACTGGCTGGGTTACCTGGGGCAGAGGTTTTACCTTCTTTGTATTAGGGCGCATTCCTCAGCCGCCCCGGGGTCCCGCGTCAGCAGCCATAGCGCTGGGGGGCGAGGCCCATCTGCCTGGGGCTGGCGCCTGCACCCTCACCCCCACTGCTCTGGGGCTGCTCCTCTGTGACGATTAAGGCACAAGACCGAATTTCAGGCTCGGGGCGTGGGTTTCAGCTGCCCCTCCCCGTGTGTCCGGCCTCCGCCGCTCGCTCCTGTCTCGGATGCCGGAGGAGCTATGTGGTGCCTCGTGAGAGCCCTGGACGTGGCCGAGGACCCCATCAGCACCCAGGTTGCGTGGCTTTAGGGTAGAGCCGAGGCGGGACCGCCACCCACGGTGGGAGCTCCAGGAGGGGCCTCTGCGTGCGGGGCGTGCGCCGGGGTCTGCAGGGCTGCTGCCCGCTCTGTGCATCCAGTCCAGCTTTCCTCCAAGCAGCACGTCCACTGCAGACTCGCGGAACCGAGTGATAAAGGGAAATTGAGAGGGAAACAATCCTGACTTTTGcgtgtgtgttgttttttgtgCATGTACTGGCTGTCGTTATGTGTCTGCAACTTTCTGTGCCATGTTTGTGTGTATCTagggtcatttatttattttattcacggGATGACTGTCAGGTTATCCCCTCCCCATCACGGCCATGCCGTAGTTTAAGTGAAACGAGGACCAGAGCAGCAGGCAGGGTGCAGACGATCAGGGGTCTACTCGTTAGCAGTTCTGACAAGAAGTTAAGTTGGGAGACATCATAGGTCATTGGCTCAGGAGGCTGAGACGCAAAAAGGCCGAGTCATGTGCCCCAGATTACACAGCTTGAATGATGGAGCTGGATTTTGAAAGCGTGCTTCTAACCCAGTTGGAAGAAGGAACCTGAAGTTCAAGGAGTTACTTAGTACCTCCTTGGTACTGAGTGAAAGTGCTACTGGTGAGTATTAACATTCTAACCTTTCTCTGTGCTTCTTCGTGTCCAGGCAGACTGTATTAATTTGTAAAGGATTAGGAACCAAAGGCTTCCATGTGTAATTTAGCAGTTGTGTCTTTTGACCAGATCTGCACATCACGCTTACCAGGGATATAGTTTGAAAAGGCATGTGCCCGGGGTCAGGCCCTGGAGGCTGTGGAGTCAGTAAATCTGTGCTGAGATCCACACACCTGGATTTTAGGAAAGTTCTCTGTAACGTGACACACGTCGCTCTTGTCACCCTGACCGTGGAGTGTTCCTTTTCCTTAGAGAGTCACAGAGCATTGTTTTGTCATTCAGGGAGCGGGTAACTGAGCCACGTATGTGCTTCTGCATGAAATAACAGGCGTCTTTTCACTTACTTCACTCCTCCTGCAGCTTAGACATCCAGCTGTAGAATCCTCCAGGTCGCAGGAAAACAAGGTGCACAAAGATGCAGGCCTtggaaggaaagggggaaggatgGCGCTGGCCTTGCCGCTCGCGCCCAGGTTCCGGCTCAGACCCCATGCTGCTCTCCAGCTAGAGGACGAGGCTGtcacttccttcctctctgggtctcattaCTTTGGAATGTGATCTTTCCCAGTGCACTTAAACCATTTTTTCCCTTATTATGGCACCGTTTTTTGAATCACATTATAACGATATAGTTTATGGTCTACTGCTTATTTCTCTGTGGGATGCTGTGCGATTTCAGGCAATCTACCCAAGGTAGATTGTGCCTCCTTTAATTCTTTTATGACTTTGGAAAGTTACTTCCAAATGAAAAACATTGTAGAAGTGTACGCTTCCGTTTTACAATAGCCTTAAACTCTTGAGCCGGAGCACGGTCCCCGTGATCTGTGCAGTAGTGGCTGTTTGTTGAGGGGTTTTGCCAAAGGCGGTGCACGCGTCCCTGCCTCTGTTCTCGCGTGACCCTACTCCGTTCCCTCTCCTGAGATCTCAAGGTGTTCTGGCGCATTTATTCCTCTTCAGAAGCTGGCTGGAGTCGGCCGGGGTTGGGACGGACTGGTGGCGGCAGGGACCTCTGGCCGTCTGGAGTTGGCGGGGGTTGGGATGGACTGGCGGCGGTAGGGACCTCTGGCCGTCCCGTGCGGCTTTCTTGGCAGCCGGTTCCCATCAGAGACTCGGCGCGTGACTGTCCCAAGTGGCACCTTGGTTAGTGGAGCCCAGGTGCTGACAGATTCATTTGTGTTTACAAAGACTCATTTTGGGCGGGGCTGAAATTGGGGTGTGGCTCACATGGAAGAGGGGCTGTGGCGCACTGGCGGCCGGGGGGGTGCCTTCCCGTCCCCTGACTCCAGACCTGATGGACAGGGTGACAGTGGAACAGTGTGGACTTTGGTTAAGAGTCTAAACAGCGAAGGAAGGATTTCCTTTTCCACCCACGTAAAACTCGTCCCCGTTTTTAAAGGCTAGCTCACAGTCTGCTAGTCGGCTTCTCTCATAGTTAGCGAGGCCCGTGCGGAGGTGTGGAAACGCGGGAGCAGCGGGAGGGCCGGGGTGTGAGGCCACCCGTCTGCCTGTTCTCTGCCCCAAAGCACTTCATGCCTCTCGGTGCATCCGGTGGACAGTCACACAGGCGGGAGGTGCGTGCACCAGAGCCCTGACCTGAAGGTGGCAGAGCAACAGGGGACTTTACCGCTTTGTTGCTggtgtttacattttttataatcCCATTTGGTAAACAAGTAATATTCAGAGTTCTGAGTAGCTTGcttgtatttcaaaataataatttttttagtaaGATTGTAAGCGCTATATGGTATGGccccaattttgttttaaaaacgagACTGGATATTTATAGGATAGAAATTCACAAGGTGTTCAGAAGGCTCTCTCTGCCACCCGGTGTGTCCGGAGCTGCAGGTCACACCACCCAGGTCCAGCGAGGTTGACAGAGACGTGGGTGGACGGCCCATAGAGCAGATCCAGCAAATGACCTGGTAGCTGTCATTCTCCAGGTGGTACGGATAAGGGGTTTTTATGGCTTTGGTGTTTTTGTACTTTCCATGTGTCACCATGcttaaaaatacatgtttcacTCTGAGATGGTGGGAAGGTTGAAGTTAGTCCGTTCGTTGTGCAGATGTGGAGTGCACATTCATAAAGAATGAAACATGATTTCCGTCCTCGCGGCCCGGCGGTGGCGGGGGTGGAGAGACGGCATGGCGCCACCAAACGGCCCGGCTCCAGGTGACGCTCGCTCAGGGCTGCGGCTCGATCCCTTTCCTCCTGCAGATGGCCCTGCGGGCTCTTTGTTGCTAGGAAGCCTTCCAAGGAGATGGAATGCGTTGCTTTTATTAGTTCTGAAATGAGATGTTCAGGCCGTTTgggtctccctgccccccccaaacacacccagatgcatatacacacacgtacacacacacacgcacacatgtatacacacacgcacacatgtatACGCGCACAGATGATGTGCCGTCACCGAGCCCCGCCTGCCCTCCCTCTCAGGCATACCTGGGCTGCCACACCCCCTCTGGTGTGGGCCTGTGCAACACATTCTCTTTAGTGTGGGTTGTCTAGTTTTTTCCAAATCATCAAAAAtctgcttcagggcttccctggtggtgcagtggttgagagtccgcctgccgatgcaggggatgtgggttcgtgccccggtccgggaagatcccacatgccgcggagcggctgggcccgtgagccgtgaccgctgagcctgcgcgtccggagcctgtgctccgcaacgggagaggccacaacagtgagaggcccgcgtaccgcaaaaaaaaaaaaaaaaaaatctgcttcagGAGCGGGCCGTCAGCTTTACAAAGAGCCAGTGAGGTGGCCTTGGTGTGTGTGGTGAGTGTCAgatgaggaagggaagagggggccCTGCAGGCGGTTCGCGCGGCTCTGGGGCCCAGGCAGCTGTGAGGGGTCCTGGGAGAGTCACTCACAGCGCAGCTAACCCCTGGGGTGGGAGGCGTTCCCCGGAAGGCTTGGCTTTGGTGAGGGGGCAGGGGCTCGGGGTCGTCGGGGAGTGAGGTGCAGACCGGGGTCGTTCAGGCTGTTCACCAGAGCGAGGGGGGATGGGTGTGTGGTCAGGACCTCTGCATGGACCTCGTAGACAAGCTGGGCCCCTCTTGTGGGCACCTCCCACTCCCCGCCTTGGCCCAGCCCAGCGGCTGCCTAGGAGCTGTTTTTCAAGCAGCTGATGAAGGTTGCGGACGACACGGGTGAGCCGTCACTTTGAACGGTTACTTTTTGCTTTGCGCACGCGCAGCTGACGCCTAGCCGGGAAGAGTAAGACCCCTCTA from Delphinus delphis chromosome 10, mDelDel1.2, whole genome shotgun sequence carries:
- the WRNIP1 gene encoding ATPase WRNIP1 isoform X2 codes for the protein MEVSGPEDDPFLAQLHRVQCPVCQQTMPAAHINSHLDRCLLLHPAGHAEPAPPRAKRRRPSESSALKQPATPTAAESSEGEAEEPDDGGETESRESYDAPPTPSGARLIPDFPVARPGSPGGKGAGQRPAAAAGSASPRSWDEAEAPEEEEAAGDADGEDDAGRWDADAAATFEAPGGRPHARVPAAEEVRQLLQGKPLADTMRPDALQDFVGQGRAVGPETLLRSLLEANEVPSLILWGPPGCGKTTLAHIIANNSKKHSVRFVTLSATSAKTTDVRDVIKQAQNEKRFFKRKTILFIDEIHRFNKSQQDTFLPHVECGTITLIGATTENPSFQVNAALLSRCRVIVLEKLPVEAVVTVLMRAINSLGIHVLDSSRPADPLGHGSNSGSEPSVFIEDKAVDTLARLSDGDARAGLNGLQLAVLARLSARKAFGKKSGQSYPPSRVLVTESDVKEGLQRSHILYDRAGAPGPVRRLFGPSPEVDRGVQRLQQRQGLPAEPPGAPAPRPPAPAQRAHQAHEGSRLRPGLQVHPRVQRARRPGLPARRTEGRGFL
- the WRNIP1 gene encoding ATPase WRNIP1 isoform X1; this translates as MEVSGPEDDPFLAQLHRVQCPVCQQTMPAAHINSHLDRCLLLHPAGHAEPAPPRAKRRRPSESSALKQPATPTAAESSEGEAEEPDDGGETESRESYDAPPTPSGARLIPDFPVARPGSPGGKGAGQRPAAAAGSASPRSWDEAEAPEEEEAAGDADGEDDAGRWDADAAATFEAPGGRPHARVPAAEEVRQLLQGKPLADTMRPDALQDFVGQGRAVGPETLLRSLLEANEVPSLILWGPPGCGKTTLAHIIANNSKKHSVRFVTLSATSAKTTDVRDVIKQAQNEKRFFKRKTILFIDEIHRFNKSQQDTFLPHVECGTITLIGATTENPSFQVNAALLSRCRVIVLEKLPVEAVVTVLMRAINSLGIHVLDSSRPADPLGHGSNSGSEPSVFIEDKAVDTLARLSDGDARAGLNGLQLAVLARLSARKAFGKKSGQSYPPSRVLVTESDVKEGLQRSHILYDRAGEEHYNCISALHKSMRGSDPSASLYWLGRMLEGGEDPLYVARRLVRFASEDVGLADPSALTQAVAAYQGCHFIGMPECEVLLAQCVVYLARAPKSIEVYSAYNNVKACLRSHQGPLPPVPLHLRNAPTRLMKDLGYGQGYKYTPVYSEPADQDYLPEELRGVDFFKQRRC